In Cololabis saira isolate AMF1-May2022 chromosome 14, fColSai1.1, whole genome shotgun sequence, a single genomic region encodes these proteins:
- the b3gat1b gene encoding galactosylgalactosylxylosylprotein 3-beta-glucuronosyltransferase 1, producing the protein MPKRRDLIAIILIVLPWTLLISVWHQRNVTSLLVSQKDDTHVSRSESYTLGSRSIVEVVRTEYVYSRPPPWSGMLPTIHFITPTYSRPVQKAELTRLANTLLHVSNLLWIVVEDSNRKSDLVSRVLQDSGLNYTHLNVETPLKYKVHGDTKKPKVPRGTLQRNLALHWLRQTFSINNSPAGVVYFADDDNTYSLELFEEMRSTKKVSVWPVAFVGGLRYETPKVNALGKVYGWKTVFDPHRPFAIDMAGFAVNLRLILSKPQAFFKLQGVKGGYQESSLLKELVTLEDLEPKAFNCTKVLVWHTRTEKPDLVNEGKKGFTDANVEI; encoded by the exons ATGCCGAAGAGACGAGATCTCATCGCCATCATATTGATTGTGTTGCCTTGGACACTGCTCATCAGTGTTTGGCACCAGAGAAACGTCACTTCTTTGCTTGTTTCCCAAAAGG ATGACACGCATGTCAGTCGCTCTGAATCCTACACACTTGGATCCCGGAGCATTGTGGAGGTAGTACGCACTGAATATGTCTACAGCCGGCCTCCGCCCTGGTCCGGCATGCTCCCCACTATTCACTTCATCACTCCTACTTACAGTCGGCCAGTGCAGAAGGCAGAGCTGACACGCCTGGCCAACACTTTGCTCCATGTGTCAAACCTGCTCTGGATCGTGGTGGAGGACTCCAACAGAAAATCTGATCTGGTGAGCCGTGTCCTCCAAGACTCGGGTCTCAACTACACCCACCTCAATGTGGAGACGCCTTTGAAGTACAAAGTACATGGTGACACTAAGAAACCCAAAGTACCCCGGGGCACCTTACAGAGAAATCTGGCGCTGCATTGGCTACGACAGACCTTCAGCATAAATAACAGCCCTGCTGGGGTTGTTTACTTTGCAGATGATGACAATACATACAGTCTGGAACTGTTTGAAGAG ATGCGCTCCACTAAAAAGGTGTCAGTGTGGCCGGTGGCGTTTGTGGGTGGACTGCGATACGAGACACCCAAAGTGAACGCCTTAGGCAAGGTGTATGGCTGGAAAACTGTGTTCGACCCTCACCGGCCCTTTGCTATTGACATGGCCGGGTTTGCAGTGAACCTGAGACTCATTCTGTCCAAACCTCAGGCTTTTTTCAAGTTGCAAGGAGTAAAGGGAGGATATCAGGAGAGCAGCTTACTAAAGGAACTGGTCACTCTGGAGGACTTAGAGCCTAAAGCTTTTAACTGCACAAAG GTATTAGTGTGGCACACTCGAACAGAGAAACCTGACCTGGTAAATGAGGGCAAGAAAGGATTTACAGACGCCAACGTGGAAATTTGA
- the LOC133459868 gene encoding LOW QUALITY PROTEIN: beta-galactosidase-1-like protein 2 (The sequence of the model RefSeq protein was modified relative to this genomic sequence to represent the inferred CDS: substituted 2 bases at 2 genomic stop codons): MAALRIRNVHKRKCALICMCILSFFLYKYLSMPSRVWRVSRKGGLSANMSQFTLEGEPFRILGGSIHYFRVPRAYWRDRLMKMKACGINTLTTYVPWSLHQPEKGVFNFHTQLDLEAYINLAAELGLWVILRPGPYVSAELDLGGLPSWLLRDESMKLRTSHPGFTQAVNTYFDKLIPKMVPLQFKKGGPIIAVQVENEYGSFAADQSYLLFIKEALLSRGITELLLTSDNLQTLKLGGVDGAIKLVKLQKLNQRHIQDLSSVQLNSASMVMEYWTGWYDVWGEVHHVLPPEDVVSTVRGILRRGMSVNLYMFHGGSSFGFMSGALDDPSYRALVSSYDYDAPLSEAGDYTPKYHLLRDLLSRHNSKLKMRIQYIHAGANLRDXFXPLCAARGDSFPDIPALHHREAYEPAIMYQHLSLWDALSFTEEPFKSSEPISMENLPVNHGSGQSYGYTLYETTISSGGLLKSGDHVRDRALVFVDRSYIGLFKRRSVELAVPDGKGQRTLSLLVENCGRVYRGRDLDKQHKGLVGDIILNNIPLRNFTIYSLDMKPRFIDSLYQATWKTLPESPSFPGFFMGRLFVYGYPSDTFVKLPGWEKGVVFINGLNLGRYWSIGPQQTLYLPGPFLNSGINQVIVFEEQEGDYKVQFEDMPDLGMAVDIQ, translated from the exons ATGGCTGCCCTCAGGATAAGAAATGTGCACAAAAGGAAATGTGCACTTATTTGCATGTGCATTCTCAGCTTCTTCTTGTATAAATATCTCAG CATGCCATCAAGGGTGTGGAGGGTCAGCAGAAAAGGGGGCCTGAGTGCCAACATGTCACAGTTCACTCTGGAGGGAGAGCCCTTCCGTATTTTGGGGGGATCCATCCACTATTTCCGTGTGCCTAGGGCCTACTGGAGAGACCGCCTAATGAAGATGAAGGCCTGTGGCATAAATACCCTGACTAC ATATGTGCCATGGAGCCTGCACCAGCCAGAGAAGGGTGTTTTTAACTTCCACACACAGCTGGATTTAGA AGCTTACATTAACCTTGCAGCTGAACTGGGATTGTGGGTGATTTTACGTCCAGGGCCCTACGTTTCCGCGGAGCTGGACTTAGGGGGATTGCCTAG CTGGCTCCTCAGAGATGAGAGCATGAAACTGAGAACAAGTCACCCAGGCTTTACTCAGGCTGTCAACACTTACTTTGACAAACTTATACCAAAAATGGTTCCACTACAG TTCAAGAAAGGAGGTCCCATCATTGCTGTGCAGGTCGAAAATGAATATGGATCCTTTGCAGCGGATCAAAGTTACCTGCTTTTCATAAAAGAG gcTTTACTGTCCAGAGGGATCACGGAGCTCTTGCTCACATCAGATAACCTTCAAACTTTGAAGTTAGGAGGTGTTGATGGAG CAATCAAGTTGGTGAAGTTACAGAAGCTAAATCAGAGACACATACAGGATCTGAGTTCTGTTCAG CTCAACAGTGCCTCCATGGTGATGGAATACTGGACAGGCTGGTATGATGTGTGGGGGGAAGTGCACCATGTGCTGCCACCAGAGG ATGTGGTGTCCACCGTGAGGGGGATTCTGAGGCGAGGCATGTCCGTCAATCTCTACATGTTCCACGGAGGATCCAGTTTTGGGTTCATGAGCGGGGCACTCGATGATCCTTCCTACAGAGCGTTAGTCTCCAGCTACG ATTATGATGCTCCTTTATCTGAAGCTGGAGATTACACTCCAAAGTACCATCTTCTTAGAGATTTACTTTCTCGACATAACAGTAAGTTAAAAATGAGAATACAGTACATTCATGCTGGTGCTAACTTGCGTGATTAGTTTTGACCTCTCTGTGCAGCAAGAGGAGACAGTTTTCCAGACATACCAGCCCTGCATCACCGGGAAGCTTATGAACCTGCTATCATGTACCAGCACCTTTCATTATGGGATGCTTTGAGCTTCACTGAAGAA CCTTTTAAGTCATCCGAGCCTATAAGCATGGAGAATCTGCCCGTTAACCACGGGAGTGGCCAGTCGTATGGCTACACTCTGTACGAGACTACCATCAGTAGTGGAGGATTGCTGAAGTCAGGAGATCATGTCCGAGACCGCGCCCTG GTGTTTGTAGACAGAAGTTACATTGGCCTGTTCAAGCGTCGGAGCGTGGAGCTTGCTGTTCCTGATGGTAAG GGACAGCGTACCTTGAGTTTATTGGTGGAAAACTGTGGCCGAGTTTACCGTGGAAGAGATCTTGACAAACAACATAAAG GATTAGTGGGCGACATTATATTAAACAATATACCATTGCGCAACTTTACAATATACAGCCTGGATATGAAACCCAGATTTATTGATAG TCTTTATCAGGCAACTTGGAAAACCCTCCCTGAAAGTCCCAGTTTCCCTGGATTTTTCATGGGGAGGTTGTTTGTATACGGGTATCCGAGTGACACGTTTGTGAAGCTACCA GGTTGGGAGAAAGGTGTTGTGTTTATAAACGGACTGAATCTGGGCCGCTACTGGTCAATTGGCCCACAGCAGACTCTTTACCTCCCAGGACCTTTTCTCAATAGTGGAATTAACCAG GTCATTGTGTTCGAGGAGCAAGAGGGCGACTACAAGGTCCAGTTTGAGGATATGCCTGATCTGGGCATGGCAGTGGACATCCAGTAA